From Vidua macroura isolate BioBank_ID:100142 chromosome 30, ASM2450914v1, whole genome shotgun sequence, one genomic window encodes:
- the LOC128820773 gene encoding serine/threonine-protein kinase pim-1-like: MPPTRPRPRAGLPRPCPCPRPRPRPRPRPRPRPRPRPRSRPRPSRRGLAPARLWPCWRWRCWAGISAWGWGGIAALWLRLARARPRPRRGLQSRPRRRLLPGPAEDTGGAAAAAASAAASPARAPPLGSAAAGPEPPLSRCQQRTPGDGRPGALGGRSGAAPGPGPSADSRVLPAGKAQEALQERYRLGSLLGSGGFGSVFAATRLSDGAPVAIKRVPRDRIRHWGELPDGTSAPLEIVLLAKVASGCAGVIQLLEWLQLPDSFLLVLERPERCQDLSGFLAERRFLPEEEARGLFRQVLEAVRHCTSCGVLHRDIKPQNILLDLATGQLKLIDFGCGAFLQDTAYTQFAGTLSYSPPEWIHHRRYHGEAATIWSLGLLLCHLVMGKHPFRRGQEIIWGRILFPRRLSQECQDVIKRCLSMQPLDRPSLEELFHDPWVQGVPLP; this comes from the exons ATGCCCCCgacccgcccccggccccgggcggggctgccccgtccctgtccctgtccccgtccccgtccccgtccccgtccccgtccccgtccccgtccccgtccccgtccccgttcCCGTCCCCGGCCGTCCCGCCGCGGTCTCGCCCCCGCCCGGCTCTGGCCGTGCtggcgctggcgctgctgggcgggcatcagtgcctggggctggggcggcATCGCCGCCCTTTGGCTCCGCCTggcccgagcccggccccggccccgacgTGGGCTCCAgtcccggccccggcgccggcTCCTCCCGGGCCCCGCGGAGGACACAggcggcgcggccgctgccgccgcctccgctGCGGCTTCCCCGGCCCGAGCTCCGCCGctcggcagcgcggccgccggccccgagCCGCCGCTGTCCCGTTGCCAGCAGAGAACGCCTGGGGATGGCCGGCCCGGGGCGCTCGGGGGGCGCTCGGGGGCCGCTCCTGGCCCCGGGCCGAGCGCTGACAGCCGCGTCCTGCCCGCAGGGAAGGCGCAGGAGGCCCTGCAGGAGCGATACCGGCTGGGTTCGCTGCTGGGCAGCGGCGGCTTCGGCAGCGTCTTCGCGGCCACGCGGCTCTCGGACGGCGCCCCg gtggccatcaaaagGGTGCCGCGGGATCGCATCCGGCACTGGGGCGAGCTG cccgACGGCACCAGCGCACCCCTGGAGAtcgtgctgctggccaaggtggCCTCTGGCTGCGCTGGTGTCAttcagctcctggagtggctCCAGCTCCCCGACAGCTtcttgctggtgctggagcgccCGGAGCGGTGCCAGGACCTGTCGGGTTTCCTGGCGGAGCGGAGGTTCCTGCCGGAGGAGGAGGCGCGGGGGCTGTTccgccaggtgctggaggccgtgcggcactgcaccagctgcggggtcctgcacagggacatcAAGCCCCAGAACATCCTGCTCGACCTGGCCACCGGGCAGCTGAAACTGATCGACTTTGGCTGTGGCGCCTTCCTCCAAGACACAGCCTACACCCAGTTTGCAg GAACCCTGTCCTACAGCCCACCAGAGTGGATCCACCACCGACGCTACCACGGCGAGGCAGCGACCATCTGGTCCCTGGgcctcctgctgtgccacctgGTCATGGGCAAGCACCCGTTCAGGAGGGGCCAGGAGATCATCTGGGGGCGGATCTTGTTCCCACGACGGCTCTCTCAAG agtgcCAGGATGTCATTAAGAGGTGTTTGTCCATGCAGCCCTTGGACAGGCCGTCCTTAGAAGAGCTTTTCCACGATCCTTGGGTGCAGGGTGTTCCTCTGCCCTAG